The Bacteroidota bacterium region ATTGGGTTATATAGGCGAGGTAAATGATAGTGATATTGCACGCTCAGGCGGTTATTATAGACAGGGCGATTTCATTGGTATCAGTGGCATTGAGCGTGCTTATGAAGAAAAGCTGCGGGGCAAAAAAGGTGTGCGTTATGTATTGGTGGATGCACTGAACCGCGAACAGGGGAGTTATAAAAATGGAGAGTATGATACCCTGCCCATTACCGGAGAAGATTTATATACTACGCTAGATGTGAAACTGCAATTGCTGGGCGAGAGTCTGCTGCAAAATAAAGTAGGAAGTGTGGTTGCCATAGAACCTAAAACAGGCGAAGTGCTTAGTATGGTAAGCAGTCCAGGGTATGACCCTAATTTATTTATAGGCAGAGAGCGGGGCAATAATTATATGAAACTATTACAAGATCCTGCCAAGCCTTTGTTCAACCGACCTATACAAGCACCTTATCCTCCGGGTTCTATTTTTAAAATTGTGATGAGCTTGATAGGGCAGCAAGAAGGTGTGCTCACACCACAAACTACTTATGGTTGCGGTGGTGGCTATAATAATGGCAGTAACCGCGTAGGTTGCCACGCACATGGTGGCCCGCTCGATTTGCGTGGTGCGATTCAGATTTCGTGTAATGCTTATTACTGCCATGTTTTTAAAACCGTAATCGACAATAATAAATATAGCTATGTTGATGAAGCCTTCAAACAATGGCGTAAGCATATAAATAGTTTTGGCTTGGGAATACGATTGGGAATAGAGTTACCGCAAGTGAGTATGGGCTTAGTGCCCAAAGTTGAAATGTATGATAAAACTTATGGGCAGCACCATTGGAAAGCAAGTACTATTATATCATTGGCCATCGGTCAAGGTGAGCTGGGAATAACGCCTTTGCAAATGGCAAACGTTACCGCCATATTGGCCAATAGAGGTTATTATATAGATCCACATATTGCCAAACATTTTGGAAAAGACAGAAAACCATTAGAGCAGTTTACCAAAAAGAATTATACTACCGTGAACCGTGAGTATTATGATGTGGTGGTAGAGGGTATGGCCGATGTGGTAAAGGGCGGAACAGGTACTGTCGCACAAATTACAGGGATTGATATATGTGGTAAAACAGGAACTGCACAAAATCCACATGGAAAAGACCACAGTGTATTTATAGCTTTTGCTCCCAAAGATAATCCCAAAATTGCGATAGCGGTGGTGGTAGAAAATGCAGGTTTCGGGGCGGAGTGGGCGGCACCTATCGCCAGCCTGATGATGGAACAATACCTAACAGATACCGTAAAGCGACAAGCCATGAAAGAACGCATGGAGAAAGGAAACCTAATGCCAAATGTATTGCACGAAAATGCCCCCAAAGACGCAAGCAAGGACGATAAAAAAGACCCAAAAAACAAGAATAATAAAGACAAGAAACAAGCGATACTAAATCAGAAATTGAAACCGAAGAGAATATAGTTGATAGTAAACAGTAGCCAGTAATCAGTAGTCAGTAGCTGACGCCGAATGGAACTGCTTACTGACCACCGACTACTGATTACTAATTACTGACCACTGACCACTGATTACTGCCCGCCGCGGCGGGCTGATTACCGCTTACTGACCACTGTTTACTGTTTACTGACTACTGACCACTGACTACTGTTTACTGTTTACTGGACCACTGATTACCAATTACTGCTTACTAATTACTGACCACCGACTACTAATTACTAATTACTGACCACTGATTACCAATTACTGCTTACTAATTACTGACCACCGACTACTAATTACTAATTACTGACCACTAATTACTAATTACTGACCACTGATTACTAATTACTAATTACTGACTACTGATTACTAATTACTGACTAAAAAAATGTTCGACGCCACCCCACAAGAAAAAGAAATAAGCACCCAAGGCTACGACTGGGTTACTATAGGTATGTACCTGTTTTTTGTGGCCTTTGGTTTCTCTTGTATTTATGCTGCGGATTACAAACCAGAACATGCCAGTTTGTTCGATTGGAAAACAAACCATGGCAAGCAACTTATATTTATTGGCGTATCGGTGGTATTGGGCTTTATTATATTGCTGAGTGAATACGAAATTTATCCCACCTTTGCTTGGTTGATATATGGTTTTATTATGTTCCTCATATTCTCTGTTATATTTATTGGTACTGAGGTGAAAGGAGCTAAGTCGTGGTTCGGTATTGGGGGCTTTGGTTTTCAACCTTCAGAGTTTGGTAAGTTTGCGGTAAGTTTGGCGTTGGCGAGATATCTATCGGGGTATGATATAAAATTTAAAAACCTGAAAACACAATTATATTGTGCAGGTATTATCGCACTGCCTATGCTTATAACACTGTTGCAAAACGATACAGGATCGGCATTGGTATATGGGTCTTTTATATTGGTATTATATCGAGAAGGTTTGCCTGGTTATATACTAGCCATGGGTTTGGTAATGGTTATATTTGCAGTATTATCATTATTGGTAAAACCTATCATATTATGCGTGATATTGGTTACCGTTGCACTTGCTATAGTATATCTTTTCCGAAGGCAAAGTTCGTTTATATATCTTACTTTAATTACAGTTGCCATTTCTTGCATATTGGTATTCTCCGTAAATTTTGTATTTAATAAAGTATTACAACCTCACCAACGTGACCGTATCAATGTATTATTGAACCGCGAAGTAGATTTGAAATCGGTGGGATACAATGTGCACCAAAGTAAAATTACGATTGGCTCAGGAGGCTTGCTAGGCAAAGGCTACCTGGAAGGAACGCAAACCAAAGGCGATTTTGTACCCGAACAAACTACTGATTTCATATTTTGTACCGTAGGAGAAGAATGGGGATTTGCAGGCACCGGCTTGTTTGTTATATCATTTGTATATTTCCTTTGGCGACTGGTAATGATAGCAGAGCGACAGCGAAATAAATTTAATAGGGTATATGCATATTCCGTTGCTTCTATATTGTTTTTTCATTTCCTAATAA contains the following coding sequences:
- the mrdA gene encoding penicillin-binding protein 2 translates to MSAQNSNKQFTFFIIFTIVGFIFLLRLFYLQVLADEYKEFAKNNTLHNVTQYPSRGLIRDRKGELMVFNNAIYDLMVIPGKCAGIDTIEFCRLLSIDKQGFLQRYDKMRKSKGFSMQRSQVFEKQITPETFAAFQEKLYDFPGFFIEKRTDRNYRNKSAAHVLGYIGEVNDSDIARSGGYYRQGDFIGISGIERAYEEKLRGKKGVRYVLVDALNREQGSYKNGEYDTLPITGEDLYTTLDVKLQLLGESLLQNKVGSVVAIEPKTGEVLSMVSSPGYDPNLFIGRERGNNYMKLLQDPAKPLFNRPIQAPYPPGSIFKIVMSLIGQQEGVLTPQTTYGCGGGYNNGSNRVGCHAHGGPLDLRGAIQISCNAYYCHVFKTVIDNNKYSYVDEAFKQWRKHINSFGLGIRLGIELPQVSMGLVPKVEMYDKTYGQHHWKASTIISLAIGQGELGITPLQMANVTAILANRGYYIDPHIAKHFGKDRKPLEQFTKKNYTTVNREYYDVVVEGMADVVKGGTGTVAQITGIDICGKTGTAQNPHGKDHSVFIAFAPKDNPKIAIAVVVENAGFGAEWAAPIASLMMEQYLTDTVKRQAMKERMEKGNLMPNVLHENAPKDASKDDKKDPKNKNNKDKKQAILNQKLKPKRI
- the rodA gene encoding rod shape-determining protein RodA, whose amino-acid sequence is MFDATPQEKEISTQGYDWVTIGMYLFFVAFGFSCIYAADYKPEHASLFDWKTNHGKQLIFIGVSVVLGFIILLSEYEIYPTFAWLIYGFIMFLIFSVIFIGTEVKGAKSWFGIGGFGFQPSEFGKFAVSLALARYLSGYDIKFKNLKTQLYCAGIIALPMLITLLQNDTGSALVYGSFILVLYREGLPGYILAMGLVMVIFAVLSLLVKPIILCVILVTVALAIVYLFRRQSSFIYLTLITVAISCILVFSVNFVFNKVLQPHQRDRINVLLNREVDLKSVGYNVHQSKITIGSGGLLGKGYLEGTQTKGDFVPEQTTDFIFCTVGEEWGFAGTGLFVISFVYFLWRLVMIAERQRNKFNRVYAYSVASILFFHFLINIGMTIGVMPVIGIPLPFFSYGGSSLLGFTILLFILLKLDSNRVNELQSVFD